Proteins encoded by one window of Rhineura floridana isolate rRhiFlo1 chromosome 9, rRhiFlo1.hap2, whole genome shotgun sequence:
- the ANXA10 gene encoding annexin A10: protein MAFQIQGTIFPAPNFDPVMDAQMLGGALQGMDCDKDILIDILTQRCNAQRLMIAEAYRNMYGRDLLTDLKEALSHHFKEVMVGLMYPPVSYDAHELWHAMKGAGTEENCLIDILASRSNGEIFQMKEAYLMQYDSDLLQDIYSETSGHFRDTLMNLAQGTRQEGYADPAMAAQDAMVIWEACQQKTGEHKNMLQMILCNKSYQQLWMVFQEFQTISGQDIVDAINECYDGYFQELLVAIVLCVRDKASYFAYRLYNAIHELGFHNKTVIRILIARSEIDLRTIRQRYKERYGKSLFHDIKHFSSGHYERALLAICAGDAEDY from the exons ATGGCATTTCAG ATTCAAGGGACAATCTTTCCAGCTCCAAATTTTGATCCTGTAATGGATGCCCAGATGCTAGGAGGAGCTCTGCAAGGAATGG ACTGTGATAAAGATATTCTGATTGATATTCTAACACAGCGCTGCAATGCTCAGAGACTCATGATTGCTGAGGCTTACAGGAACATGTATGGCAGG GATCTGCTAACGGACCTGAAAGAAGCTCTCTCACATCATTTCAAGGAAGTTATGGTTGGACTGATGTATCCACCTGTATCATACGATGCCCATGAGCTCTGGCATGCTATGAAG GGCGCTGGCACAGAAGAGAACTGTCTCATTGACATATTAGCCTCAAGATCAAATGGAGAGATCTTCCAGATGAAAGAGGCCTACCTAATGC AATACGATAGTGACCTTCTTCAAGATATTTATTCTGAGACCTCCGGACACTTTAGGGATACCCTTATGAACCTTGCTCAG GGAACCAGACAAGAAGGATATGCAGATCCCGCTATGGCTGCTCAGGATGCTATG GTCATATGGGAAGCATGCCAGCAAAAAACTGGAGAACACAAAAACATGCTGCAGATGATTCTGTGCAACAAGAGCTACCAGCAGTTATGGATGG TTTTTCAGGAGTTTCAGACTATCTCTGGACAAGACATAGTAGACGCCATTAATGAATGTTATGATGGATACTTTCAGGAACTACTGGTAGCAATAG TTCTGTGTGTGAGAGATAAAGCTTCCTATTTTGCTTATAGGCTTTACAATGCAATTCAC GAGTTAGGATTCCATAACAAAACAGTTATAAGGATTCTGATTGCCAGAAGTGAAATAGACCTGAGGACCATAAGACAACGGTATAAAGAGAGATATGGAAAATCACTATTCCATGATATCAAA CATTTTTCTTCTGGACATTACGAGAGAGCATTGCTTGCCATCTGTGCAGGTGATGCTGAAGATTATTAA